A region from the Triticum urartu cultivar G1812 chromosome 1, Tu2.1, whole genome shotgun sequence genome encodes:
- the LOC125506777 gene encoding putative ripening-related protein 6, which yields MANTKLVVVGVAILVILLQVSTCAVARHHAKPDPCASEDDSVPGMLHKHKKPHCTSPGRSGGGGGGTPGVMTVNGFQKGQDGGGPSECDGKYHSNGDMIVALSTRWYAGGRRCGKMIRITSKHNGRTVQAKVVDECDSNHGCKTNIVDTSEAVWKALGLDSNLGEVPVTWSDA from the coding sequence ATGGCAAACACCAAGCTTGTAGTCGTGGGCGTGGCCATCCTTGTAATCCTGCTGCAGGTGTCGACGTGCGCGGTGGCCCGGCACCACGCCAAGCCGGACCCGTGCGCCAGCGAGGACGACTCCGTGCCGGGCATGCTGCACAAGCACAAGAAGCCCCACTGCACCTCGCCGGGccgcagcggcggcggcggcggcggcacccCAGGCGTGATGACGGTGAACGGCTTCCAGAAGGGCCAGGACGGCGGCGGGCCGTCGGAGTGCGACGGCAAGTACCACAGCAACGGCGACATGATCGTGGCGCTGTCGACGCGCTGGTACGCGGGCGGACGCCGGTGCGGCAAGATGATCCGCATCACCAGCAAGCACAACGGGCGCACCGTGCAGGCCAAGGTGGTGGACGAGTGCGACTCCAACCACGGCTGCAAGACCAACATCGTGGACACCTCCGAGGCCGTGTGGAAGGCGCTCGGGCTCGACAGCAACCTCGGCGAGGTGCCGGTGACATGGTCCGACGCCTGA
- the LOC125506766 gene encoding kiwellin-1-like yields MATRPASYALLLVLTTLPLALATSFPHRALLQTCQPSGTIAGESGSCSTENDSECCEDGQRYRTFACSPRVTGRTRASLTLNSFADGGDGGGRSECDEKFHPDSQMVVALSTGWFSGGGRCGKRIVIRAANGRTATATVVDECDSKHGCDEEHNFEPPCANNIVDGSPAVWKVLGLDTDDGVVPVTWSDA; encoded by the coding sequence ATGGCTACTCGTCCCGCGTCCTACGCGCTCCTCCTCGTGCTCACGACCCTTCCCCTAGCCCTCGCCACCAGCTTCCCACACCGCGCTCTACTCCAGACATGCCAGCCGAGCGGCACCATCGCCGGCGAGTCCGGCAGCTGCAGCACGGAGAACGACTCCGAGTGCTGCGAAGACGGGCAGCGCTACAGAACGTTCGCGTGCTCCCCGCGCGTCACGGGAAGGACCCGCGCCTCGCTCACGCTCAACAGCTTCGCCGACGGCGGGGACGGCGGAGGGAGGTCCGAGTGCGACGAGAAGTTCCACCCAGACTCCCAGATGGTCGTGGCGCTGTCGACCGGGTGGTTCTCCGGCGGGGGGCGGTGCGGGAAGCGCATCGTGATCCGGGCCGCCAACGGGAGGACCGCCACGGCCACGGTGGTGGACGAGTGCGACTCGAAGCATGGCTGCGACGAGGAGCACAACTTCGAGCCCCCGTGCGCGAACAACATCGTCGACGGGTCGCCGGCCGTGTGGAAGGTGCTCGGGCTCGACACGGACGACGGGGTGGTGCCGGTCACGTGGTCAGACGCGTGA